In the Flagellimonas sp. MMG031 genome, one interval contains:
- a CDS encoding gliding motility-associated C-terminal domain-containing protein: MNLASAQFLLQAPNTGDETNYRWYEASDTSTVLGTNSFYEATQPGVYFATYDGTLCGSNATGYFILTDCEAPNNQVTLDISASVPSGATVSWSPALPGDQSRPTVTSTQTVMRYVATITKVGNSTSLPRFTVVCMSQAANLSDDLITVNEDASVTVPIFDNDADIPTTGVLTTTDPANGTVSIDENGTANDPSDDVVTYTPNPDYNGSDSFDYTLCNSFGDCSNATVTIDVLPIVDTIDDSVSTDIGVDAAISWRANDNDIPTLGTITATDPSNGTVVLNDNGTANNPSDDDITYVPNPGFTGTDSFTYTVCDDNGNCDTATITVVVNDLGVDIDSDNDGIVDAFEDLNADSDDDPSTNPTDTDGDGIPDYLDIDSDNDGIPDNIEAQPALGYLAPSMTDANGNGLDDAYEADGNLGLIPLDSDNDGIPDYVDEDSDNDNVPDAIEGHDLDHDGLPEVTLIGSDKDNDGLDDGYEGETMIDIDINDGMDDPSTALPDNDSDGIPDFRDSDDDDDGIETMDEDTNADGNYANDDANEDGIPDYLDPDLGELTTDEEVVDVINVITPNGDGVHDTLEIRGLENYPNNTVRIYNRWGVMVFQTKAYASSGNVFDGTSQGRVTVDKDNKLPVGTYFYVIDYQETSGNMKQLTGYIYINR; the protein is encoded by the coding sequence ATGAACCTTGCCAGTGCCCAATTTTTGTTGCAGGCCCCCAATACGGGCGATGAAACGAATTATCGCTGGTATGAGGCATCGGATACATCCACCGTTTTAGGGACCAATTCATTTTATGAAGCGACCCAGCCTGGTGTGTATTTTGCCACGTACGATGGGACACTTTGTGGTTCCAATGCAACGGGATATTTTATTTTGACCGACTGTGAAGCACCCAATAATCAGGTGACTTTGGATATTTCGGCCAGTGTTCCCTCGGGAGCCACAGTAAGTTGGAGTCCCGCTCTTCCCGGTGATCAATCAAGGCCCACAGTAACCAGTACACAGACCGTAATGCGATATGTGGCGACCATCACAAAGGTAGGCAACAGCACTTCGCTACCCAGATTTACAGTGGTATGTATGAGCCAAGCCGCTAACCTGTCGGATGACCTGATCACTGTCAACGAAGATGCATCGGTAACTGTGCCTATTTTCGACAATGATGCGGACATACCTACTACTGGAGTGTTAACGACGACCGACCCGGCGAACGGTACAGTGAGTATTGATGAAAACGGAACGGCCAACGACCCTTCGGATGATGTGGTCACTTACACCCCAAACCCGGATTACAACGGAAGTGACAGTTTTGATTATACCCTTTGTAATTCCTTCGGGGATTGTAGCAACGCAACGGTGACCATTGATGTGCTGCCCATTGTGGACACCATCGATGATTCGGTTTCCACGGATATCGGTGTTGATGCTGCGATATCATGGAGAGCAAATGACAATGACATCCCAACGCTTGGAACGATTACCGCGACCGACCCATCCAATGGAACCGTGGTTTTAAACGACAATGGAACGGCAAACAATCCATCCGATGACGATATTACTTATGTGCCAAATCCTGGATTTACGGGCACGGATTCCTTTACTTATACCGTTTGTGATGACAATGGGAACTGTGATACGGCGACCATAACTGTAGTGGTCAATGACCTTGGTGTGGATATCGATAGTGATAACGATGGCATCGTGGACGCCTTTGAGGATTTAAATGCGGATAGTGATGATGACCCATCCACTAACCCAACGGACACCGATGGAGATGGAATTCCAGATTACCTCGATATCGATAGTGACAATGACGGAATTCCGGACAATATTGAGGCACAGCCTGCTTTGGGTTACCTCGCACCAAGCATGACAGATGCCAACGGCAATGGTTTGGATGATGCTTACGAAGCTGATGGCAATCTTGGCCTGATTCCGTTGGATTCCGATAATGATGGTATTCCAGATTATGTGGATGAGGATAGCGATAACGACAATGTGCCGGACGCCATTGAAGGACACGATTTGGACCATGATGGCTTACCAGAAGTAACTTTGATAGGTTCCGATAAGGACAACGATGGCTTGGATGATGGATACGAAGGCGAGACCATGATTGATATCGATATCAATGACGGTATGGACGATCCGAGTACGGCCTTGCCCGATAATGATAGCGATGGTATTCCAGATTTCAGGGACTCTGACGATGATGACGATGGTATCGAGACCATGGATGAAGATACCAACGCAGATGGTAATTACGCCAATGACGATGCCAACGAAGATGGCATCCCGGATTACCTAGACCCAGACTTGGGTGAATTGACCACCGACGAAGAAGTGGTTGATGTCATCAATGTCATCACACCCAATGGGGATGGCGTACACGATACCTTAGAGATCCGCGGACTTGAGAACTATCCGAACAACACGGTGAGGATATACAACAGATGGGGTGTAATGGTCTTCCAGACCAAGGCCTATGCCTCCAGCGGAAATGTATTCGATGGTACATCCCAAGGAAGGGTCACTGTGGACAAGGACAATAAATTACCTGTAGGGACATACTTCTATGTTATCGATTATCAAGAGACAAGCGGAAACATGAAACAGCTAACAGGCTACATATACATAAACAGATAA
- a CDS encoding type IX secretion system membrane protein PorP/SprF translates to MVTVKKKNVNINIQWLIALLFLGVVNVQAQQDAQYTQYMYNTVSVNPAYAGSRGHLSIAALYRNQWLGLDGAPETQTLNLHTPVGYRGVGLGLSIVNDKIGPTSETYFDVDFSYTIQTSWEGRLSFGLKASAHMLDIRFSELDEFEIDPQLQSQQDIQNKFSPNIGAGVYYHTDRFYAGLSAPRILETTHFDTSSISTAKEQMTLYLITGYVWDLNPVLKFKPALLTKAVQGAPLQVDLSANFMFNEKFIGGVAYRWDAAFSGLIGFMLSDQFMVGIAYDREITELGAATFNDGSFEIILRYDFIRNIGNLKSPRFF, encoded by the coding sequence ATGGTTACTGTGAAAAAAAAGAACGTCAACATAAACATCCAATGGCTGATTGCCCTTCTGTTTTTGGGAGTGGTAAACGTGCAGGCGCAGCAGGATGCACAGTACACCCAATACATGTACAACACGGTCAGCGTGAATCCGGCCTATGCAGGTTCGCGCGGACATTTGAGCATTGCCGCCCTTTACCGAAACCAATGGTTGGGACTTGACGGTGCTCCGGAAACACAGACCTTGAACCTGCACACCCCAGTGGGATATCGTGGAGTGGGGCTTGGCCTCTCTATCGTAAATGATAAGATTGGGCCTACTTCCGAGACTTATTTCGATGTCGATTTTTCCTATACCATACAAACTTCTTGGGAAGGAAGGTTGAGTTTTGGCCTTAAGGCCAGTGCCCACATGTTGGATATCCGCTTCTCCGAGCTCGATGAGTTTGAGATAGACCCCCAATTGCAGTCACAGCAGGATATTCAAAATAAATTTTCCCCAAATATTGGAGCGGGGGTGTACTATCATACCGACAGATTTTATGCAGGTCTTTCTGCGCCTAGAATATTGGAGACCACGCATTTTGATACATCCTCCATCTCTACGGCAAAAGAACAGATGACCTTATATTTGATAACCGGATATGTTTGGGACCTCAATCCCGTACTCAAGTTTAAACCTGCCCTTTTGACCAAAGCCGTCCAAGGAGCGCCACTCCAAGTAGACCTTTCCGCCAATTTTATGTTCAACGAAAAGTTTATAGGCGGTGTTGCGTATCGTTGGGATGCTGCCTTCAGCGGTCTTATCGGCTTTATGCTGTCCGATCAGTTTATGGTGGGCATTGCCTACGATCGTGAGATTACGGAGCTGGGAGCCGCTACCTTCAACGACGGTTCCTTCGAAATCATCCTTAGATACGATTTCATCAGAAACATCGGAAACCTAAAATCACCGCGCTTCTTTTAG
- the idi gene encoding isopentenyl-diphosphate Delta-isomerase, translating into MKEEKVILVNEQDEPIGLMPKMEAHEKALLHRAFSVFVMNAKGETMLQQRAKDKYHSPLLWTNTCCSHQREGESNVEAGKRRLMEEMGFTTELKELFHFVYKAPFDNGLTEHEFDHVMVGYFEDEPNINPDEVADWKWMYPADIKKDMDQNPQHYTAWFKIIFERFYDHLLENTPAQ; encoded by the coding sequence ATGAAAGAGGAAAAAGTAATATTGGTAAATGAACAAGACGAACCCATAGGCCTAATGCCCAAAATGGAAGCCCATGAAAAGGCGCTGCTCCATAGGGCATTTTCTGTTTTTGTGATGAACGCCAAAGGCGAAACCATGCTACAACAACGGGCCAAGGACAAATATCACTCCCCCCTGTTATGGACCAACACCTGTTGCAGCCACCAAAGGGAAGGGGAGAGCAATGTGGAGGCGGGCAAACGCAGGCTCATGGAAGAAATGGGCTTTACCACAGAACTCAAGGAACTGTTCCATTTTGTGTATAAGGCTCCTTTTGACAACGGACTCACCGAACACGAGTTTGATCACGTCATGGTGGGATATTTTGAGGATGAACCCAATATCAATCCAGATGAGGTGGCCGATTGGAAATGGATGTACCCAGCGGATATCAAAAAGGATATGGACCAGAATCCTCAGCACTACACAGCTTGGTTCAAAATTATCTTTGAACGTTTTTATGACCATCTTTTGGAAAATACTCCTGCACAATGA
- a CDS encoding DUF819 family protein — protein sequence MDQLPFTQDTVIFGLLCLCLGFVFYTSSIKTGFWSKFYSVVPTVLMCYLLPAILASIGIIDESSSNTYYVASRYLLPAALILMTLSIDLKAIINLGSKALVMFLTGTVGIVIGGPIAILIVSIFSPETVGGAGPDAVWRGLATIAGSWIGGGANQAAMLEVFKYNQESYGGMVLIDIVVANLWLAIILLGVGKTDKIDRWLKADTSSIEDLKVKVSTYTEKIARVTTLRDLMMLLFFAFVGVGISHLAGHHFANFLQNNFEVIRNPQKILSSLGSDFLWMVVFATAIGIGLSFTKAKNYEGAGASKVGGMFIYILVATIGMKMDLGKVLDNPGLIAIGLIWITIHAGLLILMAKLIKAPFFFLAVGSQANVGGAASAPVVAAEFHPSLTSVGILLAVFGYVVGTAGAYLCALLMEVASNV from the coding sequence ATGGACCAACTACCGTTTACCCAAGACACTGTTATCTTCGGGCTGCTTTGCCTCTGTCTAGGCTTTGTATTTTATACCTCATCCATCAAAACAGGCTTCTGGAGCAAGTTTTATAGCGTGGTTCCCACCGTGCTTATGTGCTATTTGTTGCCAGCCATTTTAGCCAGTATTGGAATCATAGACGAATCGTCTTCCAACACCTATTACGTGGCTAGTAGATATCTGCTGCCAGCTGCTTTGATCTTGATGACCCTCAGTATAGACCTAAAGGCCATCATCAACCTAGGGTCCAAGGCCTTGGTCATGTTTCTAACAGGCACAGTGGGTATCGTTATTGGTGGACCCATTGCCATTTTGATCGTGTCTATATTTTCCCCCGAAACGGTTGGGGGTGCTGGCCCAGATGCAGTTTGGAGAGGATTGGCCACCATTGCAGGGAGCTGGATAGGTGGAGGTGCCAATCAAGCCGCCATGCTCGAAGTTTTTAAATACAATCAAGAAAGTTATGGGGGCATGGTCCTCATAGATATCGTGGTCGCCAACCTCTGGCTGGCCATCATCTTATTGGGCGTGGGCAAAACCGATAAAATTGACCGCTGGCTCAAAGCGGATACCTCTTCCATTGAAGATTTGAAGGTTAAGGTATCGACCTACACCGAAAAAATAGCCCGTGTAACTACCCTACGAGACTTAATGATGTTGCTGTTCTTCGCCTTTGTGGGAGTGGGCATATCCCATTTGGCGGGACACCACTTTGCCAATTTCCTTCAAAACAATTTTGAGGTCATCCGTAACCCACAGAAAATTTTGTCGTCCTTAGGTTCGGATTTCCTTTGGATGGTGGTTTTCGCCACAGCCATAGGCATTGGGCTTTCCTTTACAAAGGCCAAAAATTACGAAGGTGCAGGGGCGAGCAAAGTTGGGGGCATGTTCATTTATATTTTGGTGGCGACCATAGGTATGAAAATGGACTTGGGCAAGGTATTGGACAACCCTGGACTTATTGCCATCGGACTGATTTGGATTACCATTCATGCAGGACTGCTAATTCTGATGGCAAAACTGATCAAGGCACCATTTTTTTTCTTGGCCGTGGGCAGTCAGGCCAATGTGGGCGGAGCCGCATCGGCTCCCGTTGTTGCCGCGGAATTTCACCCTTCACTGACTTCGGTGGGTATCCTATTGGCCGTTTTTGGCTATGTGGTAGGAACTGCAGGAGCCTATTTGTGCGCTTTGTTGATGGAAGTGGCCTCCAATGTTTAA
- a CDS encoding S1/P1 nuclease, which yields MKKITLLLLLLPVIVLANTTWGKTGHRVTGEIAEAYLTGKAKRALNDLLDGHSLAFVSTFADDIKADRAFSKYSAWHYVNYPLGTSYRDSEKSEYGDIVMAIEECTSKVKDKNNSREDRVFYLKMLIHLIGDLHQPMHASRAEDKGGNDIQVQWFGEGSNLHRVWDKNMIESYGMTYTELAGELVEVSRAERKEIQAGTIFDWVDESHEICAKLYDSVEIGEKLGYRYSYDYNDLLFEQLQKGGLRLAKVLNDLFA from the coding sequence ATGAAAAAAATCACATTATTGTTGTTATTGCTCCCTGTTATTGTTTTGGCAAATACCACTTGGGGAAAAACGGGTCACCGCGTTACAGGTGAAATTGCTGAGGCCTATTTGACGGGAAAGGCCAAACGGGCTTTGAACGATTTGTTGGATGGGCACAGTTTGGCTTTCGTTTCCACCTTTGCCGATGATATTAAAGCAGACCGTGCGTTTTCCAAATATTCCGCTTGGCATTATGTGAATTATCCCTTGGGTACCAGTTATCGGGATTCGGAGAAAAGTGAATATGGGGATATTGTAATGGCCATTGAGGAATGTACGTCCAAGGTGAAGGATAAAAACAATAGCCGTGAGGACCGGGTCTTTTATTTAAAGATGCTGATTCATTTGATAGGAGACCTGCACCAACCGATGCATGCGAGTAGGGCAGAGGATAAGGGTGGCAACGATATTCAAGTGCAATGGTTTGGAGAGGGAAGCAACCTGCACCGGGTCTGGGACAAGAATATGATCGAATCTTATGGTATGACTTATACCGAACTGGCCGGTGAACTGGTAGAAGTTAGTCGTGCCGAAAGAAAGGAAATTCAGGCGGGAACCATCTTCGATTGGGTGGACGAATCCCATGAGATTTGTGCAAAGCTCTACGATTCCGTGGAAATAGGGGAAAAGTTGGGCTATCGCTATTCCTACGACTACAATGACCTTTTGTTCGAGCAGCTCCAAAAAGGAGGACTTCGCTTGGCAAAGGTGTTGAACGACCTATTTGCCTAA
- a CDS encoding DUF5916 domain-containing protein, whose amino-acid sequence MFKKSFVLVTILCSYVLFSQSDPKSFTVKYIDDIIKVDGIMDESVWEIAESASDFHQYFPSDTTLAFQQTDIKMLYNNTTLYVGIKLNTEGDNYVIPSLQRDYRAGGNDNISLMFDTFNDGTNAFLFGMNPYGVRREALISNGGSGPSGFTTSWDVKWKGETKIYEGYYICELAIPLTSFKFRQGETKWRFNSYRFDMQSNETSSWMKIPQNQLVYSLAFMGDMIFEKPLGKSRTPMALIPYINGILAKDYENNEEFNNFNVGGDAKISIGNGMNLDVTLNPDFSNVQVDNVIVNLSRFQVALPERRQFFIDNNDLFGSFGNERDANPFFSRRIGIAKNKDDETIENGIVGGVRLSGKLNENWRLGLLNIQTEEDEENEIASNNNTVLALQKKMFSRSNLSFIFVNRQSFGEYDFLEETDRYNRVVGLDYNLASADNTWTGKFFYHKSFARDIGNRDASGGMDLRYNSRFFNFGLRGNFVGNDFRSDLGFVRRQDIVAARPFVEFNFWPQKGKLNSHGFRISPNAIWRPTLDYKNTDYNIFLSWQARFKSQEEFSVRMFNRYTFLTEEFDPTGTDGAVGLPGDIGYYYTSYEMQFQSDRRRVFSYSVQPGYGDFYNGNRFVMEGDLSLRLQPKMLLSLGVNYNSIMLPEPYASRDIWLVSPRIELTFNKSVFWSTLIQYSNQADNLGINSRLQWRFAPLSDLFLVYNDNYFVNTFMPRTRSINLKLTYWLNI is encoded by the coding sequence ATGTTCAAAAAAAGTTTTGTACTCGTTACAATCCTCTGTTCCTACGTTCTATTTTCCCAATCCGACCCGAAAAGTTTTACGGTAAAATATATCGATGACATTATCAAAGTTGATGGTATTATGGACGAAAGTGTTTGGGAAATTGCAGAAAGCGCCTCCGATTTCCATCAATACTTTCCAAGCGACACCACTCTTGCCTTCCAGCAAACGGACATTAAGATGCTGTACAACAATACCACCCTATATGTTGGCATCAAACTGAATACCGAAGGGGACAACTACGTGATTCCCTCCTTACAACGGGATTACCGCGCTGGGGGCAATGACAACATCAGTTTAATGTTCGACACCTTTAACGACGGCACCAACGCTTTCCTATTCGGGATGAACCCCTACGGCGTACGTCGTGAGGCACTCATTTCCAATGGTGGTTCCGGGCCCAGTGGTTTTACCACTTCGTGGGATGTAAAGTGGAAAGGTGAGACCAAAATCTACGAGGGCTACTACATTTGCGAGCTGGCCATACCCCTCACCTCTTTTAAATTTAGGCAAGGTGAGACCAAATGGCGGTTCAATAGTTATCGCTTTGATATGCAGTCGAATGAAACCAGTAGTTGGATGAAAATTCCGCAAAACCAACTGGTGTACAGTTTGGCCTTTATGGGCGATATGATTTTTGAAAAGCCCCTTGGAAAATCGAGAACCCCCATGGCCCTCATTCCATACATCAATGGTATTTTGGCGAAGGATTATGAAAACAATGAGGAGTTTAACAATTTCAATGTTGGGGGCGATGCCAAAATCTCCATTGGCAACGGAATGAATTTGGACGTAACCCTTAACCCCGATTTTTCCAACGTACAAGTGGACAATGTCATCGTCAACCTTTCCCGTTTTCAAGTGGCCTTGCCCGAAAGACGACAGTTTTTTATCGACAACAATGACCTTTTTGGCTCCTTTGGAAACGAAAGGGATGCCAACCCCTTTTTCTCAAGAAGAATTGGTATTGCCAAAAACAAGGATGATGAAACCATAGAAAATGGAATTGTGGGCGGTGTTAGGCTCAGTGGCAAATTAAATGAAAATTGGCGGCTCGGTCTTTTGAACATACAAACGGAAGAGGACGAAGAAAACGAGATTGCCAGTAACAATAATACCGTGTTGGCACTCCAAAAAAAGATGTTCTCGCGTTCCAACCTCAGCTTCATTTTTGTGAACCGACAAAGTTTTGGGGAATACGATTTTCTGGAAGAAACGGACAGATACAACCGTGTGGTTGGCTTGGATTACAATCTTGCCTCCGCAGACAACACCTGGACGGGTAAATTCTTCTATCACAAATCCTTCGCAAGGGATATTGGGAATCGTGATGCCTCGGGAGGTATGGACCTCCGATATAACTCAAGATTCTTCAATTTTGGGCTTCGTGGAAATTTCGTGGGCAACGACTTCCGATCAGATCTCGGGTTTGTGCGCCGACAGGATATTGTGGCCGCAAGGCCTTTTGTCGAATTCAATTTTTGGCCCCAAAAAGGAAAACTGAATTCACATGGATTCCGCATTAGCCCAAACGCTATTTGGCGACCCACATTAGATTATAAGAATACGGATTACAACATCTTTTTGAGCTGGCAGGCCAGATTTAAGTCCCAAGAAGAGTTTTCGGTACGGATGTTTAACCGCTACACTTTCTTAACGGAAGAATTTGACCCCACAGGAACAGATGGTGCGGTGGGACTGCCAGGAGATATAGGCTATTATTACACCAGCTACGAGATGCAGTTCCAAAGCGACAGAAGAAGAGTGTTTTCCTACTCGGTGCAACCTGGTTATGGTGACTTTTACAATGGCAATCGATTTGTTATGGAAGGTGATTTAAGTCTACGTCTCCAACCCAAAATGTTGCTTTCCCTTGGTGTCAATTATAACAGTATCATGCTACCTGAACCCTATGCAAGCCGTGATATTTGGCTGGTAAGTCCAAGGATTGAACTTACGTTCAATAAATCCGTTTTTTGGTCCACCCTAATCCAATACAGCAATCAGGCTGACAATCTAGGAATCAATTCAAGGCTGCAATGGCGCTTTGCGCCGCTATCCGACCTATTTTTGGTATACAACGACAATTATTTTGTAAACACCTTCATGCCGCGCACTCGGTCCATTAACCTAAAATTGACCTATTGGCTAAATATATAA
- a CDS encoding type I phosphomannose isomerase catalytic subunit — translation MNLYPLKFKPILKERLWGGTKLKEVLNKPIESDITGESWELSGVQGDISVVSNGDLEGTSLQNLMDQSGKALLGDSVVQRFGNDFPILIKFIDAKQDLSIQLHPNDELAKSRHNSFGKTEMWYIMDADPGAKLIVGFNKDVEKEEYVKSLEEGTLTDLMNYEEVKEGDTFFINTGKIHAIGAGVLLAEIQQTSDITYRVFDFNRRDKDGNLRELHTSLAVDAIDYEKKDDFRVNYANDTDQTNSMVDCPYFKTNFLALTQPMKQDLSQRDSFTIYMCVGGEATITNDWGSTSIQKGETALVAASSTHLEIDTQHAKLLEVTI, via the coding sequence ATGAACTTATACCCCTTAAAATTCAAGCCCATACTCAAAGAACGCCTTTGGGGAGGAACCAAGCTAAAGGAAGTGTTGAACAAGCCTATCGAAAGTGATATTACCGGCGAAAGCTGGGAACTTTCTGGTGTGCAAGGGGATATTTCCGTGGTGTCCAATGGCGATTTGGAGGGGACATCCCTACAAAATTTGATGGATCAAAGTGGCAAAGCGTTACTGGGCGATAGCGTGGTACAACGCTTTGGGAACGATTTTCCCATCCTTATCAAATTTATTGATGCCAAACAGGATCTCTCCATTCAACTACACCCCAATGATGAACTGGCCAAGAGCCGACATAATTCTTTCGGAAAAACGGAGATGTGGTACATTATGGATGCTGATCCTGGCGCCAAACTGATTGTGGGTTTCAATAAGGATGTGGAGAAAGAAGAGTATGTCAAAAGTCTTGAGGAAGGCACCCTGACCGATTTGATGAACTATGAAGAGGTTAAAGAAGGGGATACCTTTTTTATCAACACGGGAAAGATACACGCCATTGGTGCCGGGGTGTTGTTGGCCGAAATCCAGCAGACTTCCGACATTACCTATCGGGTATTCGATTTCAACCGCAGGGATAAGGATGGCAATTTAAGGGAACTGCACACCAGTTTGGCCGTAGACGCCATCGATTACGAAAAAAAGGATGATTTCAGGGTAAATTATGCCAACGATACAGACCAAACCAACAGCATGGTGGATTGTCCTTATTTTAAAACAAATTTCCTGGCGTTGACCCAACCCATGAAACAAGATTTGTCCCAAAGGGACTCATTCACCATTTATATGTGCGTGGGAGGTGAGGCTACCATTACCAACGATTGGGGAAGCACGTCCATACAAAAAGGGGAGACAGCCCTTGTTGCCGCCTCCAGTACCCATTTGGAAATTGATACCCAACACGCCAAACTTTTAGAAGTTACCATTTAA
- a CDS encoding DUF4369 domain-containing protein gives MKRILFVILIGIAVLACEKSTEHTMNLSGNIKGLKKGTLYLQQFKDSTLVVLDSLQIQGDGNFSFAQEVEEPEIFYLYLKKEDNNDINDRITFFGEAGDIIINTAWNTFDTNAEISGSKSHKKLEEFYQMASKFNIRELGLIQQGSSPKMQEDSIALDSLQRLINQNTIGRYRYALNFGLSNTDSYATPYIMMTEAREANPKYLDSIYNSLAPEVASSKYGKEFKAFLDQNN, from the coding sequence ATGAAGCGGATATTGTTTGTTATACTGATAGGAATCGCTGTGCTTGCCTGCGAAAAGAGCACGGAACATACCATGAACCTTAGTGGGAACATTAAAGGATTAAAAAAAGGAACCCTTTATTTGCAGCAATTCAAGGACTCTACCTTGGTAGTGTTGGATTCTTTACAAATTCAAGGGGATGGCAATTTCAGTTTTGCCCAAGAGGTAGAAGAACCTGAGATTTTCTATTTGTACCTCAAAAAAGAGGATAATAACGACATCAACGACCGTATTACCTTTTTTGGGGAAGCTGGTGACATTATCATCAATACCGCATGGAACACTTTTGACACGAATGCGGAAATTTCAGGATCAAAATCCCATAAAAAGCTGGAGGAATTCTATCAAATGGCTTCTAAATTCAATATTAGGGAACTTGGCCTGATCCAACAAGGGTCATCCCCCAAAATGCAAGAGGATTCCATCGCTTTGGATTCCCTTCAACGCTTGATCAATCAAAACACGATTGGCCGATATCGATATGCGCTTAACTTTGGGCTTAGCAATACCGATTCTTACGCCACTCCCTACATAATGATGACCGAGGCACGGGAAGCCAATCCGAAATACCTGGATTCCATTTACAATAGTCTTGCTCCAGAAGTAGCATCCTCGAAATACGGAAAGGAATTTAAGGCCTTCTTGGACCAGAACAATTAA
- a CDS encoding 6-carboxytetrahydropterin synthase yields MKVKASRKATFNAAHRLFRPDWDEDKNNAVFGKCNNPKYHGHNYDLIVSVTGEIDPETGFVMDLKVLKDLIKEQVLDPLDHKNLNLDVPEFKNLNPTAENIAVVIWNKLRPHIEAEKELEVVLYETPRNFVTYTG; encoded by the coding sequence ATGAAAGTAAAGGCAAGTAGAAAAGCAACCTTCAATGCGGCCCATAGATTGTTTCGGCCCGATTGGGACGAGGATAAAAACAACGCCGTTTTTGGCAAATGCAATAACCCCAAATACCATGGACACAACTACGATTTGATCGTGAGCGTCACTGGGGAAATCGACCCGGAAACAGGGTTTGTGATGGACCTCAAGGTACTCAAGGATTTGATCAAGGAACAGGTGCTGGACCCATTGGACCATAAAAACCTGAATTTGGATGTGCCCGAGTTCAAGAATTTGAACCCTACGGCAGAAAATATTGCAGTAGTCATTTGGAATAAACTGAGGCCACATATCGAGGCCGAAAAGGAGTTGGAGGTGGTACTCTACGAAACTCCACGCAATTTTGTGACCTATACCGGATAA
- a CDS encoding AraC family transcriptional regulator, which produces MIQKPAFEAIAPSFGHSFTFQKFNESNENKNNGWHYHPELELVYVNGGSGKRQIGSHVSYYRNGDLILIGSNLPHCGFTDKLTGNKSETLVQMKADFLGSDFFNIPEMKNIQKLFEVAKGGIAFSGKTKMKVGEKMEILEYQTDFQRLLSILNILNILATSKEMHVLNAEGFSIETELKDNDRINVVFNHVKTHFKEDISLEQIADMVSMTVPSFCRYFKKITKKTFTQFVNEYRLVHASKLLAEQPISITQVCYDSGFNNFSHFNKSFKAFTGQNPSEYRNQLKTVLQS; this is translated from the coding sequence ATGATTCAAAAACCGGCATTTGAAGCGATCGCTCCCAGTTTTGGGCACTCATTTACCTTTCAAAAGTTTAATGAAAGCAATGAGAACAAAAACAATGGTTGGCATTACCATCCAGAGCTGGAATTGGTTTATGTGAACGGGGGTTCTGGAAAAAGACAGATCGGGAGCCATGTTTCCTATTACAGGAACGGTGACCTTATATTAATAGGGTCCAATTTGCCCCACTGTGGATTTACGGACAAGCTAACCGGTAATAAAAGTGAGACGCTTGTACAAATGAAGGCCGACTTTTTGGGAAGTGATTTCTTCAATATTCCCGAAATGAAAAATATCCAAAAGCTGTTCGAAGTTGCCAAAGGAGGTATCGCCTTTAGCGGAAAGACCAAAATGAAGGTGGGTGAAAAAATGGAAATCCTGGAATACCAGACCGATTTTCAGCGCTTGCTTTCCATACTCAACATTTTGAATATTTTGGCCACCTCCAAAGAAATGCACGTTTTGAACGCGGAAGGCTTTTCAATTGAAACTGAATTAAAGGACAACGACCGCATCAATGTCGTCTTTAATCATGTAAAAACACACTTTAAGGAAGATATCAGTTTGGAACAGATTGCCGATATGGTGAGCATGACGGTACCCTCCTTCTGTAGATACTTCAAAAAAATCACGAAAAAGACCTTTACGCAGTTCGTAAATGAGTATAGACTGGTGCATGCTTCAAAACTTTTGGCGGAACAGCCCATAAGCATCACGCAGGTGTGCTACGATAGCGGCTTCAACAACTTTTCCCATTTCAATAAGTCCTTCAAGGCCTTTACGGGGCAAAATCCTTCGGAATACAGAAACCAGTTGAAAACCGTATTGCAATCCTGA